In the genome of Pempheris klunzingeri isolate RE-2024b chromosome 3, fPemKlu1.hap1, whole genome shotgun sequence, one region contains:
- the pla2g12a gene encoding group XIIA secretory phospholipase A2: MHYRSYICVFLLGLYSGGSLRHVSACKNEPETPDWRLTLKTIRNGIHKIDTYLNAALDLFGGDDGLCHYRCGDGYKPVPRPGYKQPPPNGCGSPLFGFQFDIGIPSMTKCCNQHDRCYDTCGREKHDCDDQFQDCLETICRNVQRTLGLAQSVQACESAVTLLFDAVMHLGCKPYLDSQRESCVCQYELKKEL; the protein is encoded by the exons ATGCACTACCGCAGctatatctgtgtttttctgctgggtTTGTACTCCGGTGGGAGTCTCCGACATGTGTCTGCCTGCAAAAATGAGCCAGAGACTCCAGACTGGAGGCTGACTCTGAAAACCATCCGAAACGGCATACACAAGATTGACACTTACCTGAATGCAGCACTGGATTTGTTTGGCGGCGATGACGGCCTGTGTCACTATAGGTGTGGTGATG gttaCAAGCCCGTGCCTCGTCCCGGGTACAAGCAGCCACCACCCAACGGATGTGGCTCCCCGCTGTTTGGATTTCAG TTCGACATAGGCATCCCATCCATGACCAAGTGTTGTAACCAACATGACCGCTGCTATGACACATGCGGCCGTGAGAAGCACGACTGCGACGACCAGTTCCAGGACTGTCTCGAGACCATCTGCAGGAATGTGCAAAGGACTCTGGGATTGGCCCAGAGTGTCCAAG CTTGTGAATCAGCAGTGACCCTGCTGTTCGACGCCGTCATGCACTTGGGATGTAAGCCGTACCTGGACAGCCAGAGAGagtcatgtgtgtgtcagtatgaaTTGAAGAAGGAACTGTGA
- the LOC139224057 gene encoding caspase-6-like isoform X1 — MSTTTEDSCGGSVAKDNKVATDRAACTENLTETDAFIRSSLPLDPAEEYKMNNKRRGLALIFNQERFFWRLGLSDRHGTNADRYNLEKRLKELNFEVKSYDNYKQMEVLDKISEAAQANHADADCFLLVFLSHGENDHVYTYDGKISIQDITSQFKGDMCKSLVGKPKVFILQACRGDKHDNPVTACDAVDSELKTNEVVVDASAVHTLPAGADFIMCYSVAEGYYSHRETVNGSWYIQDLCELLQNHGDSLEFTELLTLVNRKVSMRSVGLSSDRNAIGKKQVPCFASMLTKKLYFRPKK, encoded by the exons ATGTCTACTACAACAGAGGACAGCTGTGGAG GAAGTGTTGCTAAAGACAACAAAGTAGCAACAGACCGGGCGG caTGCACAGAGAACCTAACAGAGACCGATGCCTTCATCAGAAG CTCTTTACCTTTGGATCCTGCAGAGGAGTACAAGATGAACAACAAACGACGCGGCCTTGCACTCATCTTCAACCAGGAACGCTTCTTCTGGCGCCTGGGGTTAAGCGACAGGCACGGAACCAACGCCGACCGCTACAACTTGGAGAAAAG ACTGAAGGAGCTCAACTTTGAAGTGAAGTCTTATGATAACTACAAACAAATGGAAGTCTTGGATAAAATCAGCGAAG CTGCACAGGCCAACCATGCAGATGCAGACTGCTTTTTGCTCGTCTTCCTGAGCCACGGTGAGAATGATCATGTCTACACCTACGATGGGAAGATCAGCATTCAGGATATCACTTCGCAGTTCAAAGGAGACATGTGCAAGAGCCTTGTAGGAAAGCCAAAGGTCTTTATATTACAG GCATGCCGCGGCGACAAGCATGATAATCCGGTGACTGCCTGTGATGCCGTGGACAGCGAGTTGAAGACGAACGAGGTGGTGGTGGACGCCAGCGCCGTACACaccctccctgctggggctgattTCATCATGTGCTACTCCGTGGCTGAAG GTTACTATTCCCACCGGGAGACCGTAAATGGCTCCTGGTACATCCAGGATCTGTGTGAGCTGCTTCAGAATCACGGAGATTCCCTTGAATTCACAGAATTGCTCACGCTGGTCAACAGGAAAGTGTCCATGCGGAGCGTTGGGCTCAGTAGTGACCGGAATGCCATCGGGAAGAAGCAAGTACCATGTTTTGCTTCAATGCTCACCAAGAAACTCTACTTCCGACCAAAGAAGTAA
- the LOC139224057 gene encoding caspase-6-like isoform X2: MSTTTEDSCGACTENLTETDAFIRSSLPLDPAEEYKMNNKRRGLALIFNQERFFWRLGLSDRHGTNADRYNLEKRLKELNFEVKSYDNYKQMEVLDKISEAAQANHADADCFLLVFLSHGENDHVYTYDGKISIQDITSQFKGDMCKSLVGKPKVFILQACRGDKHDNPVTACDAVDSELKTNEVVVDASAVHTLPAGADFIMCYSVAEGYYSHRETVNGSWYIQDLCELLQNHGDSLEFTELLTLVNRKVSMRSVGLSSDRNAIGKKQVPCFASMLTKKLYFRPKK, from the exons ATGTCTACTACAACAGAGGACAGCTGTGGAG caTGCACAGAGAACCTAACAGAGACCGATGCCTTCATCAGAAG CTCTTTACCTTTGGATCCTGCAGAGGAGTACAAGATGAACAACAAACGACGCGGCCTTGCACTCATCTTCAACCAGGAACGCTTCTTCTGGCGCCTGGGGTTAAGCGACAGGCACGGAACCAACGCCGACCGCTACAACTTGGAGAAAAG ACTGAAGGAGCTCAACTTTGAAGTGAAGTCTTATGATAACTACAAACAAATGGAAGTCTTGGATAAAATCAGCGAAG CTGCACAGGCCAACCATGCAGATGCAGACTGCTTTTTGCTCGTCTTCCTGAGCCACGGTGAGAATGATCATGTCTACACCTACGATGGGAAGATCAGCATTCAGGATATCACTTCGCAGTTCAAAGGAGACATGTGCAAGAGCCTTGTAGGAAAGCCAAAGGTCTTTATATTACAG GCATGCCGCGGCGACAAGCATGATAATCCGGTGACTGCCTGTGATGCCGTGGACAGCGAGTTGAAGACGAACGAGGTGGTGGTGGACGCCAGCGCCGTACACaccctccctgctggggctgattTCATCATGTGCTACTCCGTGGCTGAAG GTTACTATTCCCACCGGGAGACCGTAAATGGCTCCTGGTACATCCAGGATCTGTGTGAGCTGCTTCAGAATCACGGAGATTCCCTTGAATTCACAGAATTGCTCACGCTGGTCAACAGGAAAGTGTCCATGCGGAGCGTTGGGCTCAGTAGTGACCGGAATGCCATCGGGAAGAAGCAAGTACCATGTTTTGCTTCAATGCTCACCAAGAAACTCTACTTCCGACCAAAGAAGTAA
- the LOC139224099 gene encoding calcium uniporter protein, mitochondrial-like, translating into MASVRMVGKVTARLLGSIHLLRRGLKTTRPITFLQQAQQKRPLLGNSGALFYSTLPPSSDVSLKYKHGRLVLEVPLPSRNEKCLFFLRPMLMSVGDLISDLQREDPGATASVFSKDGERIANSTLIDALLDKDFELVINDAVYNISSPEKVCTSSEHAMELEDMKHVVHLLHTALHLPEHHLLKERQLLERLDNLKQELSPLEKMKAQLSHTAEFHSSRITWTGMALLSVQGGALAWLTWWVYSWDVMEPVTYFITYGTSMGVFAYYVLTKQDYIYPDVKDRQFLHYFYKGASKKKFNVDKYNELKEELFQVEEDLRRLRDTTQLQLPLEQIQPKP; encoded by the exons ATGGCTTCGGTGCGGATGGTCGGCAAAGTTACGGCGAGACTTTTGGGAAGTATTCATCTTCTTCGCCGCGGTCTCAAAACTACTCGTCCAATTACATTCCTACAACAG GCTCAACAGAAGCGGCCTCTGCTTGGAAATAGTGGAGCTCTTTTCTACAGTACACTCCCACCCTCCAGTG ATGTGTCTTTGAAGTACAAACATGGCCGATTGGTTCTGGAGGTCCCGTTGCCTTCCAGGAATGAGAAGTGTCTGTTCTTCCTCAGGCCCATGCTGATGAGTGTGGGAGACCTGATCTCAGATCTGCAGAGAGAGGACCCTGGGGCCACTGCCTCCGTTTTCTCCAAAG ATGGAGAGCGCATAGCCAACTCCACGCTGATAGACGCTCTGCTGGACAAGGACTTCGAGCTCGTCATCAATGACGCAGTTTATAACATCTCCTCTCCTGAAAAGG TGTGTACGTCCAGTGAGCATGCCATGGAGCTGGAGGACATGAAGCATGTTGTGCATCTGCTGCACACAGCGCTCCACCTGCCTGAACACCACCTGCTGAAGGAGAGGCAGCTGCTGGAAAGATTGGACAACCTCAAACAGGAGCTCTCTCCTCTGGAGAAG ATGAAGGCACAGCTGTCCCACACAGCAGAGTTCCACTCCTCCAGGATTACGTGGACCGGCATGGCCCTGCTATCTGTGCAAGGTGGCGCTCTGGCATGGCTCACCTGGTGGGTGTATTCGTGGGACGTCATGGAGCCCGTCACTTACTTCATCACCTACGGCACCAGCATGGGAGTCTTCGCCTATTATGTCCTTACCAAACAG GATTATATATACCCAGATGTTAAAGACAGGCAGTTCCTCCATTACTTTTACAAAGGAGCCAGCAAGAAGAAATTCAACGTGGATAAATACAACGAACTGAAGGAAGAACTGTTTCAG GTGGAAGAGGACCTGAGGCGTCTGAGGGATACAACTCAACTTCAGCTACCACTTGAACAGATCCAGCCAAAGCCATAA